In Laspinema palackyanum D2c, a single window of DNA contains:
- the groES gene encoding co-chaperone GroES, translating into MAAVSLSVSTVKPLGDRVFVKVSASEEKTAGGILLPDTAKEKPQVGEIAAIGPGKRNDDGSRQELEVKVGDKVLYSKYAGTDIKLGTDEFVLLAEKDILAIVG; encoded by the coding sequence AAACCCTTGGGCGATCGCGTGTTTGTCAAGGTCAGTGCTTCTGAAGAAAAAACTGCCGGTGGCATTCTGCTCCCCGACACCGCCAAAGAAAAGCCCCAGGTTGGTGAAATTGCAGCAATTGGTCCTGGCAAGCGCAACGACGATGGCTCTCGCCAAGAATTAGAAGTCAAAGTCGGCGACAAAGTGCTCTACTCCAAATATGCAGGCACCGACATCAAACTCGGCACCGATGAGTTTGTGTTGTTAGCCGAAAAAGACATCCTGGCGATCGTTGGCTAA